AATGAATGAAGGCGATGTCATCGACATGGCGAGACATGTGAGGCAGCATGGTCGTACACATTTTGCCCGTCTCTCCCTGGGGTTTGAACGCCCAGGGGCTTTTCATGAGGTTGCCGTTTTTCCCCTGAAAGCTGACGAAGTTTTCTTCGCCGGGCAGCGGCTTGCCATGATATTTTTCGAGGCTGGGTTTGTGCTCCCATAAATCCATATGCGAGGCGGCACCGGGGCAGAAGATCTGCAGGACCCGTTTGGCTTTCGGGGGGAAATGGGTTTCATCGACGCCGGGCTGCCAGTCTTTGTTCTGCTTTGAATTGCCCGATTTGGAATTCGCGGCTGACAGATCGTTGAGCAGCAGGTTCGTCAGTCCGAGACCGGCCATGCCTGTATAGACGCTGGAAAAAAACGAACGGCGGGAATGCACCTGTTGTAACAGGCGTCGCGTCGTGAATTGGTCAAACGGATTCAACATATGGTTCACCAGTTCAATCGAGATAAATCAGTTCGTTGGAATTAATCATGGCCCGACACAGGGCTTCCAGGCCACTGGCGGCGATGAGCGCGCGGGCGGCCTGTTGTTCTTCAGATCGAGGACTACGGGAATACAGTAATTGGAACACGCGATCAATCTGTTGATCAACATTCTCCGCGCCCGCCTCCTGCCTGAGACGTTCGGCGAGAAAGCGGGAGAGATCGAGCGTGAATTGATGGTTCATGAGCGTCAGTGCCTGTAGCGGCGTGGTCGTCGCGTTTCGTCGGGGAGCGGCAAAGGCATTATCGGGACAGTCGAAATCGGTTAACAGATCGACGCGGGCCGCGCGGGCATTCTGATGATAGACGGCGCGACGGTAGGTTTCCGGGCCGAACTGTTCGAGGGGCACATAGGTGGCGACGTTGTCCTGCAGATATTCATATAAACGAAAACCGCGGCCGCCCATTTTGAGGTCCAGTTTTCCGGTGACGGATAACAGCGTGTCACGAATCTCTTCTCCCGACAGGCGACGGGGCGGAAATCTCCAGAGCAGGCGGGAATCGGAATCGATGCGGGCAGCGTCTTCGCGGAAGGTGCTGCCCTGCTGATAGGTTTCCGAGAGCATGATCTGTTTATGGATATCTTTGAGACGCCAGCCGTTATTCTGAACCTGAAGCGCGAGCCAGTCGAGCAGCTCGGGATGACTGGGCTTGGTTCCCATGTAGCCGAAGTCACTGGGCGTGGAGACGATGCCGGTTCCAAAATGGTAATACCAGAGCCGATTGGCGAGCACGCGCGGCGTAAGCGGGTTCTCTTTGGAAACGATCCAGCGGGCCAGTTCCAGACGACGTTGACCTTGCGGTGCATTGGCGTCGAGCTTATAGCCTTCTGTCACTTTATTGAGTGTGGTCATGCTGGCAGGGACGACGGTCTCCCCTTTACGCTGCGGGTTACCGCCCACAAAGATGTGAAAAGGTCCATTGACCTGACTGTGGTTACCCACCCACCAGGAGGGGGGATTGGGAATGGCGGCCAGTTGTTGATCAACGTGTCTGATTTGTTTATTGAATTCATTGAGCTGGCTGCGTTCTTCGACCGTGACTTCCAGATCGTAGAATCGTTTGCGGCGGTGAGACGTACTGACGGGTTTGCGATTGCGGGAGGAAGCGACTTCCTGCCAGGTTTTGCCATCGGTGGAAACTTCGAGTTTGTATTCCGCCAGAAAGGTGGCTTTGTAGTTGCTCATAGCGGCGCCGGAGCGATCGCTGGAGAAGCGCACCCGATTGATAGTCTGTGGCTCAGCGAGTTCGATGGTCAGATCGGGGCTGCCGGCAATCCAGCAGGCACCGATTTTCCCGTCGATGGTCAAGCCAACATCATAGGCTCCGGCAAAGTCGCCGGCGACGCGACTGTTGGCGCCGGTGGCTTTGCCGCCGTTTTTCGCGAGCGCGACATTCTGTGGCGTTTCGCCGGCAGACCAGACTTCAAATTCATCGACGCGATATCCGGTCATGGCGCGGGGATTGGTATCGAGTCCCTGCGAAGTGAGCCGCACAAATTTGGCTGTGACGGGGGAAAACGATTCTTCCACTCCTGTTCGTTTTGCTGGTTCGCGGGTCCACTCTTTTTCGTACTCGGCGGCTTTCGCCTGGGCTCGTTTCTGAATGGCGTTTTCGATTTCGCTTTTCTGTTTCAGCAGTTCAGCTTTTTCTTTTTGCAGTGGCTGGCGTTTCTGGAGTTGCTCCTGACGGTCTTCCGGACTGGCGATCACGCGGCTGCCATGCCTGACGCCGGCGAAGGTCGCATAGAGACTGTAATAATCCTGTTGTTTAATGGGATCGAATTTATGATTGTGACAGCGACTGCAACCAACGGTCAGCCCGAGGAAGGCTTCGCCTGTGGTACGAATCATATCGTCAATCGTGTTCGCACGAATCTGGGCGGCCTGCACCGGGTCCTGATTACCGACGTTGTCATAGGGACCACAGACGAGGAATGTACTGCCGACGACAACATCGGGGTCATTTTTGCCGATCACATCACCGGCCAGGTGTTCGATGACCATCTGATCGAAAGGTTTGTCTGCATTGAATGACCGGATAATATAATCACGGAACGGCCAGACATTATCAATGATCACATTGCGTTCGAAGCCATTACTCTCGCCGAAGCGAACGACATCCAGCCAGTGGCGGCCCCAGTGTTCGCCGTAACGGGGTGAGTCGAGCAGTCGATCGATGAGTCGTTCGTAAGCATCAGGAGCTGGATCTTTTTCGAAGGCGGCAACTTCTTCGGGCGAGGGAGGCAGACCCGTCAGATTATAGGTGGCCCGTCTGATCAGTTCGCGTTTTGTGGCGCGCAGTGACGGCTTGAGATTTTTCTCTTGCAGCTTTGCGAAGATGAACTGGTCGATGGGGCTGTTCTGCCAGTGGTCGGGAGCGGCTTTGCTTTCGGGGGGAACTGCATTTGCCAGAGGTTGCAGAGACCACCAGCTGAGATCGGCTTTGGATTTTTCCTGAAGTATGAGGCTGTCGGGCCAGGCGGCTCCCTCTTTGACCCAGCGGGTGAGCAACGCGACCTGTTCTTTCGCGAGAGGCGGACCTTCTTTGGGCATGGCGGCTTTGCCGGTATCGGGGCTGGTGTGAACCACATCCAGCAGATAGCTTTCTTCAGGCTTGCCGGGCGTGAGGTAGCCTGCGTCTTTGATCGACTGCAGCGTGGCGAGGGAGAGATCCCCTTTTTCGTTGCCCGGGTTGTGGCAGCGGATGCAGTGATTGACGAGCAGCGGCGCGATTTCGTTTCCGAAATCGACCTTGGGTGTTGAGTCCGGTGTTGTTTCTGCCGCTGTGAGCAGCAGGCTGAGACACGCCGAACAGAGTGCGATCAGACAAAGTCGGGATACAGGAGATTGAGTCACTGAGCCAGTCCTTCAAATTTACTGTCGTTCACCAGAGGATGATTAAGGAAATATAGTACGCGGTTTATGTCTCCTGGCGCTGAAACAGATCGCGTTCCAGCCAGACAGGAGTCTGCTGCAGATGTTCGTGCATGGCTTTGGCGGCTTTGTCGGGATTCCCCTTGATCAAAGCCTGCACGATGCGCAAGTGCTCTGCATTCTCTTCCATATGCTCAAAATCTTTGACATTCTGTCGTTTACTGTGGCGGACCTGTCTTAATGTCTGATGGAGTACCCGGTAGCGGTTAATTTCCAATGCCAGCCGCTCGCTGCCACAGGCACGGTAAATGAGTTCGTGCAGGTAGTCGTCCCACTGTTGTGTTCTTTCAGACCACTCGATGGTTCTTTTTGCAGATGCCAGCTCACGGAAGGTCTGCTCAAGCTGCGCCAGCTCGTGCGGCGTGATATGCCCGCAGGCACAGCGGGTGGCTTCGCTTTCCAGAATGCGGCGGACCTGGCAGATTTCATGCAGTTCCTTCACGCCGAAATTACGGAGCACGGCACCACGATTCGGAAAGATTTCCACGATGCCGATGCCTTCGAGTTCCACCAATGCTTCACGAACCGGGGTAGCGCTGACATCCCATTCCCGGGCGAGTGACTGAACCGTCATGCGCTGATTGGGCTGGTATTCCCCCTGAAAGAACTTGCTGAGCACCTGCTGCACCAGCGTCTGTCTGCGGGAACCATGAGTAATCTGTCGGGTGACAACGGTCGCCATGATTGTTTGCTCATTCTCTTAAAACAGGGGAAACATCAACTCGTTCAGGATTATATATAATTTAAGCGTATTCAATACAATAAAGCAAGCGTTGTCTACTTTTCTGCATTCCCTCTACTACGACGTCAGACGGTCCTCGGGAGGGTTGTATTTTGCAATTTGGGCTGCCCCCCATCGATCGGGCATTGGCAGGGCCCGCAGAATTATTTCGAATTTATGCAAAAGATCAGGGAAACCGATCGACTCAATCAGGGTTTATTGGATTACACAAGTGCTTCCATATTATCTTAACCAGTGAGGGTTGGTGATGCGTTATTTTGTATCACGTATTTTGATGGGACTGTTTCTACTGGGACTCGTGACATGTCTGATCCCCGAGCCCCAAAAGAGTTCCGCCCAAAATCAGAAGGGAAAAAAAGAAGTCCCGATTCTGTCGAATATCGCGCCTCTGCCTAAAGATTTGAAGATTGTGGAGGACATTGAGTATCGCCCTGGTGACCGCCGCGCCTGGAAACTGAATCTGGTGATGCCTCGTGAACGTGGTGAAAAACCGCGTCCGGCTATTATCTTTGTGCACGGTGGCGGGTGGTCGAGTGGCGACAAAGGTCGTGGAATCTTCAAGAGTGGCCCTGTGGAATACGCGAGCCTGGGTTATGTCTGTATCAGTGTTAATTATCGTCTTTCGGATGAAGATCCGTTCCCCGCCTGCCTGCAAGATGTGAAGTGTGCCGTACGCTGGTTGCGGGCGCATGCGGAAAAATATAATGTCGATCCTGACCGCATTGGCGGGTTTGGAAATTCCGCGGGAGCGCACCTCGTCAGCCTGTTGGGACTGGTAAATAAGAATCAAAATCTGGAAGGTGATGGTCCGTGGCAGGATCAATCCAGCCTGCTCAATGCCGTATGTGTCTCCGCGATCCCGTCCGATTTTGTCAACTGGCCCGGTGGAGCCAGGAATAAGCGAACACTCTTCCAACTGCTCAACTCAAGTGAAACAAGTCTGGAAGAACTGGCAATTCAAGCGTCTCCGATCACCTATGTGAATAAGCAGGCCCCCCCCTTCCTGGTCTTTCAGGGAGCCGGCGATCGGCTTGTGGATGTCTCCCAGGCAGACAGTTTTGTCGCCGCTTTGAAAACTGCGGGTGCTGTGGATATCACCTATCAGCGATATCCAAAAGCGAATCATGATGTCTTTACCAGCCATCGTCGCGAAACCTACCCGGAGATGGAAGCCTTCTTTGATCGCGTGCTGATGAATTCCCCTGCCAAGATAAAACCGACAGGCGGGGCTTATCGCAAAACAATTCCTGCGGCCAGCTAAAGCACATCACATTTAACCATAACGTCTCCCAATCTATGATACTCGGTCCAAATGGCTTTGGAGACGCTACAGTAAAACTGGCCCGTTATTGGACTGAAAACGTTCTCAGACGATCTCCCGTAATTGGATTCAGGCGGGTGACTTCCGTGACTTTCCACTCGCCTCCCATTTTCAGCCATCTCAGTTCCCAGCGCGTGGGCTGCTTGCCGGAAACTCCTGCATACATGGCGGTTCCATTGGCGCGGAAGTGCATGATCGCGATAGAATCTTCCGACTTCATTTCCGTTGAGACATCGGTAATTCTGAGATCATCGTTCAGCGTCACCAGTGACAGAGCGAGTTTCACCATATCCTGCAACTGGTTCGCCCGGGGGCTGATATAATCCAGTGTCTTCTCTTGCTCTTTGTGCTGAAAGGCATCGATCAGGCTATAGAGGTCGGCTTCCACACGCTCACGTGGTGTGACGATATTCTGTTCGAGCGCATAAAACCCAACCGTTACCAGAACCATGATCAGGCTGCCGATCAGAAATTTCCCCAGACGCCGCTGATACCATAATATAAACAGGATCGCGGCAATCGCGGAGCAAACGACCATTGGCGGGATCGCGGTTTCAGTAAACCACATGTGTCAGTCCTCTTACAGTTCCTACAACGCAGGATGGTTTTCCAGAACCGCCAGATTATCCCGATGAATCACTTCGGAGTACGGGACGGCTCCCAGTATGGTGGCAATCTGATCCGAACGTCGCATCACTATCTTTGCCAGATCGTTTGAATTGTAATTACTCAGCCCGCGGGCGAATTCTTCTCCCGAAGGGCTGACCAGCGTGACGACTTCACCACTCTCGAAAGTGCCATCAATCGAACGAATGCCAATCGCCAGCAGAGATTTTCCCCCTTCTCGAATGGCTTTGGTCGCTCCCTCGTCCAGATGAAACTTACCTTTAGGGCGAATCGTATATCCAATCCAGCGTTTCCAGGCAGAAACGGAAGCCCCCTGCGCCAGAAAGAGTGTGCCGACATCATCACCGTTGAGGATTTGATCCAGAATCCCTTCCTGCGTGCCATTGGCGATAATAACATTTTCTCCCACTGCAGTCGCGGAATGCACCGCCTGCAGTTTGGATTTCATCCCGCCGGTGCCGAGCGAACTGCTGTCATCGGTGGCGAGGGACAATAACTCAGGTGTCCAGTCCTGGACCTGCGAAATGCGGGCGCTGTCCGGAGATTTTGGATCGCCGTCATACAGGCCGTCGACAATAGACAGAATCACGAGCAGTGGCTTCTTGACCAGGCTGGTAACCATCGCGGCGAGATGGTCGTTATCGCCGAACTTGATCTCTTTGATACTGACGGTGTCGTTTTCATTGACGATAGGTACCGCACCGTATTCGAACAGAGTATGTATGGTGTTACGTACATTGAGGTAGCGGGTGCGATGCTTGAAATCATTGGCTGTCACCAGCAGTTGCGCCGCATGGTAGCCGTGCTTCTGCAGGCAGCGATCATAGCGACGGATCAGATGGGCCTGCCCGACGGCGGCGGACGCCTGCAGGTGCCCCAGATCTTTGGGTCGCTCTTTTAAGCCCAGCAGTCCCATGCCGGCACCGATGGCACCACTGGATACGACCACCACTTTGCGGCCAGTCTGCTTGACGCGGTGAATCTGTTCCGCCAGTGACTCTATGCGTGCGGGGTTAAGTGTATCGTCCGCGCAAGACAGAACGTTTGTTCCAATTTTAATCACCAGCGTTTCCGCTGTATCGATCACTTCACGTCTGGTTCGACTCACAGTCCGCACTTTTTCCGGGAATCACTAAAAATTTTCAAAGAGGCACTCCCCACCGGGTCCCTATTTCTTAATATTTATATAATATAGAAGTCAGTGGCTGCAGCATAGACACAGAACAAAGCGAGTTTGGCAGGAAAACAGGGGCGATTTTCACTGAAATCGTCTCATTTTTCGTTATTACGCCTGATTTTGTTTGTCTCTCCTCGACAGTCCTGAAACAATTTACCGCATAGTTCACCCGGTTCACACTGATTTTGAAACCCTTATTCACGAACTAAGGCATTTTATGTCGGAACTATACCACGAATGTGGCGTTGCAGCTGTCTACCATCTTCCTAACCGGGAAACCAGTCCGCTGGCCCCGCTGGGATCTCCTGAGAAAACTTCACAACTCATTTCCCGTCTACTGCTGGATATTCAGAATCGCGGTCAGCTGGCGGCTGGAATGACAACATTCAACCCGGCCCGGAACCAATTGATCGATACACATAAAGATGTCGGTACCGTTACCGAAGTCTTCCAGCTGAATCACCAGCAGACATTTAACGCGCTGATGAAGAAGTATGAAGGTCCCGCTGCGATCGGACATGTGCGCTATGCCACCTGTGGTAAAGATGACCGCAGCTATGCCCAGCCTTTCGAACGACATCATATTCAGAAATCCAAATGGTTCAGTTTTGGCTTTAACGGCCAACTGGCCAATTATCAGGATCTGTGTAAAGAAGTGCTGACCGAGTCTGATTTTCACCTGGCGCGGGAAACGGACACCGAAATCCTGATGCATCTGCTTTCGCAGGAACTCTCCAAAGAGAATCCGGGTGAGTTGCATGAAATTCTGGGCACACTCAGCAAACGGCTGGACGGCGCCTATAATATTGTTTTTCTGGACGCGCTGGGCAACATGTTTGTCTCGCGGGATCCCGTTGGTATTCGTCCGCTGTGTTATGCATTTGATGGTTCACTGTTTGCGGCTGCTTCGGAAAGTGTCGCGCTGGCAAACATGGGATTTGATGAAGATCAGATCGAAAGCCTGGCTCCCGGCTCCGCAGTCATCATCAAGGATGGCGAACTCTCGATCCACGAATATGCCAAGCCCACACAGAAAGCACACTGCTTTTTCGAATGGATTTACTTTGCGAACGTCTGCAGTACGTTGGATGACCAGAGCGTTTATATCACTCGTAAACGTCTGGGCGAAGAACTGGCTGAACAGGAAACGGTGCCCATTGATGACGACACGATTGTCGTTCCGGTGCCCGACACGGCCAAAGCAGCCGCCGACAGTATGGCCTATCACTTGAGTGTGCCCTGCCTGGAAGGCCTGATTCGTAACCGCTATATTGGTCGTACCTTTATCGAAGGCGCGAATCGCGGCGACAAAGTCCGGGCGAAATACACGCCGCTGCCTGAAGTTCTGGAAGGCAAACGCGTACTGCTGGTGGAAGACACCATAGTGCGTTCGACAACGATGAAAGCGTTAATCAGCCAGTTGAAAGAACGGGGACGTGCGAAAGAAATTCACGTGCGTGTTGCCTGTCCGCCGATCATCGGCCCCTGTTTTTACGGGATCGACATGTCGACCATCAACGAGCTGTTTGCCCCCCGATTCCTGGAGGGTGGCGAAATGAATCCCGAAGTGGAAAAAGCGATGGCCGCTGCCATTGGCGCCGACAGTCTGAAGTATCTGCCGAAAGAGTCGATCGCCCGTGCCGTTGGTCTGCCCGGAACATCACTCTGCCAGGCCTGTATCGACTCCACCTACCCCACCGAAGCGGGTCGTAAACTGTATCAGATCGCCGTCGATAATTCTCAGAACGAGGACAGCGGTTCCGATTCTCAAAGGACTTACGATGTC
The sequence above is a segment of the Gimesia algae genome. Coding sequences within it:
- a CDS encoding alpha/beta hydrolase, translating into MRYFVSRILMGLFLLGLVTCLIPEPQKSSAQNQKGKKEVPILSNIAPLPKDLKIVEDIEYRPGDRRAWKLNLVMPRERGEKPRPAIIFVHGGGWSSGDKGRGIFKSGPVEYASLGYVCISVNYRLSDEDPFPACLQDVKCAVRWLRAHAEKYNVDPDRIGGFGNSAGAHLVSLLGLVNKNQNLEGDGPWQDQSSLLNAVCVSAIPSDFVNWPGGARNKRTLFQLLNSSETSLEELAIQASPITYVNKQAPPFLVFQGAGDRLVDVSQADSFVAALKTAGAVDITYQRYPKANHDVFTSHRRETYPEMEAFFDRVLMNSPAKIKPTGGAYRKTIPAAS
- a CDS encoding amidophosphoribosyltransferase gives rise to the protein MSELYHECGVAAVYHLPNRETSPLAPLGSPEKTSQLISRLLLDIQNRGQLAAGMTTFNPARNQLIDTHKDVGTVTEVFQLNHQQTFNALMKKYEGPAAIGHVRYATCGKDDRSYAQPFERHHIQKSKWFSFGFNGQLANYQDLCKEVLTESDFHLARETDTEILMHLLSQELSKENPGELHEILGTLSKRLDGAYNIVFLDALGNMFVSRDPVGIRPLCYAFDGSLFAAASESVALANMGFDEDQIESLAPGSAVIIKDGELSIHEYAKPTQKAHCFFEWIYFANVCSTLDDQSVYITRKRLGEELAEQETVPIDDDTIVVPVPDTAKAAADSMAYHLSVPCLEGLIRNRYIGRTFIEGANRGDKVRAKYTPLPEVLEGKRVLLVEDTIVRSTTMKALISQLKERGRAKEIHVRVACPPIIGPCFYGIDMSTINELFAPRFLEGGEMNPEVEKAMAAAIGADSLKYLPKESIARAVGLPGTSLCQACIDSTYPTEAGRKLYQIAVDNSQNEDSGSDSQRTYDVTPPTPVRS
- a CDS encoding DUF1553 domain-containing protein, which translates into the protein MTQSPVSRLCLIALCSACLSLLLTAAETTPDSTPKVDFGNEIAPLLVNHCIRCHNPGNEKGDLSLATLQSIKDAGYLTPGKPEESYLLDVVHTSPDTGKAAMPKEGPPLAKEQVALLTRWVKEGAAWPDSLILQEKSKADLSWWSLQPLANAVPPESKAAPDHWQNSPIDQFIFAKLQEKNLKPSLRATKRELIRRATYNLTGLPPSPEEVAAFEKDPAPDAYERLIDRLLDSPRYGEHWGRHWLDVVRFGESNGFERNVIIDNVWPFRDYIIRSFNADKPFDQMVIEHLAGDVIGKNDPDVVVGSTFLVCGPYDNVGNQDPVQAAQIRANTIDDMIRTTGEAFLGLTVGCSRCHNHKFDPIKQQDYYSLYATFAGVRHGSRVIASPEDRQEQLQKRQPLQKEKAELLKQKSEIENAIQKRAQAKAAEYEKEWTREPAKRTGVEESFSPVTAKFVRLTSQGLDTNPRAMTGYRVDEFEVWSAGETPQNVALAKNGGKATGANSRVAGDFAGAYDVGLTIDGKIGACWIAGSPDLTIELAEPQTINRVRFSSDRSGAAMSNYKATFLAEYKLEVSTDGKTWQEVASSRNRKPVSTSHRRKRFYDLEVTVEERSQLNEFNKQIRHVDQQLAAIPNPPSWWVGNHSQVNGPFHIFVGGNPQRKGETVVPASMTTLNKVTEGYKLDANAPQGQRRLELARWIVSKENPLTPRVLANRLWYYHFGTGIVSTPSDFGYMGTKPSHPELLDWLALQVQNNGWRLKDIHKQIMLSETYQQGSTFREDAARIDSDSRLLWRFPPRRLSGEEIRDTLLSVTGKLDLKMGGRGFRLYEYLQDNVATYVPLEQFGPETYRRAVYHQNARAARVDLLTDFDCPDNAFAAPRRNATTTPLQALTLMNHQFTLDLSRFLAERLRQEAGAENVDQQIDRVFQLLYSRSPRSEEQQAARALIAASGLEALCRAMINSNELIYLD
- the proB gene encoding glutamate 5-kinase, yielding MSRTRREVIDTAETLVIKIGTNVLSCADDTLNPARIESLAEQIHRVKQTGRKVVVVSSGAIGAGMGLLGLKERPKDLGHLQASAAVGQAHLIRRYDRCLQKHGYHAAQLLVTANDFKHRTRYLNVRNTIHTLFEYGAVPIVNENDTVSIKEIKFGDNDHLAAMVTSLVKKPLLVILSIVDGLYDGDPKSPDSARISQVQDWTPELLSLATDDSSSLGTGGMKSKLQAVHSATAVGENVIIANGTQEGILDQILNGDDVGTLFLAQGASVSAWKRWIGYTIRPKGKFHLDEGATKAIREGGKSLLAIGIRSIDGTFESGEVVTLVSPSGEEFARGLSNYNSNDLAKIVMRRSDQIATILGAVPYSEVIHRDNLAVLENHPAL
- a CDS encoding GntR family transcriptional regulator — translated: MATVVTRQITHGSRRQTLVQQVLSKFFQGEYQPNQRMTVQSLAREWDVSATPVREALVELEGIGIVEIFPNRGAVLRNFGVKELHEICQVRRILESEATRCACGHITPHELAQLEQTFRELASAKRTIEWSERTQQWDDYLHELIYRACGSERLALEINRYRVLHQTLRQVRHSKRQNVKDFEHMEENAEHLRIVQALIKGNPDKAAKAMHEHLQQTPVWLERDLFQRQET